Proteins encoded within one genomic window of Argiope bruennichi chromosome 7, qqArgBrue1.1, whole genome shotgun sequence:
- the LOC129976136 gene encoding zinc finger protein 569-like: MCSKVFSLQKYMMPQILTDIKEKSFVCDVRNKCFSLPGNLKKHLRINTKEKLYVYEICNKAFSLPSNLMIHIRIHTKEKPYVCEICSEAFSQKRNLMSHLRTHTKEKPYVCEICSEAFSQKGNLRSHLRTHTKEKPYFCEICSKTFSQRSNLKTHLRTHTKEKPYVCDICNKAFSEPSSLKMHIRTHTKEKTYVCDICNKAFSFPSRLTTHIRSHTKEQPYVCEICSKAFSEKGNLKCHLWTHTNEKPYICEVCNKAFSRRECLKRHSRTHTKEKPYVCEICSKTFSQKGNLKSHLRTHTKEKPYVCDISNKAFSEPSNLKMHIRTHTKEKTYVCDICNKAFSRRDYLKIHLRTHTREKPYVCEICSKTFSQRGNLMSHLRTHTKEKPYVCEICSEAFSQKGNLKSHLRTHTKLKPLCAINHLMEKEIFSPIYRSI; encoded by the coding sequence atgtgTAGCAAAGTCTTTTCTTTGCAGAAATATATGATGCCACAAATATTGACGGATATTAAAGAGAAATCATTTGTTTGTGATGTGCGCAACAAATGTTTCTCTCTCCcaggaaatttaaagaaacatttacggATTAATACGAAAGAGAAACTGTATGTTTATGAGAtttgcaataaagcgttttctctGCCAAGCAATTTAATGATACATATAAGGAtccatacgaaagagaaaccgtatgtttgtgagatttgcagtgaagctttttctcaaaaaagaaatttaatgagcCATTTACgcacgcatacgaaagagaaaccgtatgtgtGTGAGATTTGCAGTGAAGCTTTTtctcaaaaaggaaatttaaggAGCCATTTACGAACGcacacgaaagagaaaccgtactTTTGTGAGATATGCAGTAAAACGTTTTCTCAACGATcaaatttaaagacacatttacggacgcatacgaaagagaaaccatatgTTTGTGACAtttgcaataaagcgttttctgaGCCAAGCAGTTTAAAGATGCATAtaaggacgcatacgaaagagaaaacGTACGTTTGTGACATttgcaataaagcattttcttttccaAGCAGATTAACGACACATATAAGGAGCCATACAAAAGAgcaaccgtatgtttgtgagatttgcagtaaagctttttctgaaaaaggaaatttaaagtgCCATTTATGGACGCATACGAAtgagaaaccatatatttgtgaggtatgcaataaagcgttttctcgAAGAGAATGTTTAAAGAGACATTCaaggacgcatacgaaagagaaaccgtatgtttgtgagataTGTAGTAAAACGTTTtctcaaaaaggaaatttaaagagcCATTTACgcacgcatacgaaagagaaaccatatgTTTGTGACATTTCCAATAAAGCGTTTTCTGAGCCAAGCAATTTAAAGATGCATAtaaggacgcatacgaaagagaaaacGTACGTTTGTGACAtttgcaataaagcgttttctcgAAGAGActatttaaagatacatttaaggacgcatacgagagagaaaccgtatgtttgtgagataTGTAGTAAAACGTTTTCTCAACGAGGAAATTTAATGAGCCATTTacggacgcatacgaaagagaaaccgtatgtttgtgagatttgcagtgaagctttttctcaaaaaggaaatttaaagagcCATTTACGCACGCATACGAAACTGAAACCCCTGTGtgcaataaatcatttaatggaAAAGGAAATTTTCAGTCCTATTTACCGATCCATTTAA